The Methanosarcina acetivorans C2A genome includes the window AACAGACTGAAGGTGAACCTGTATCACCTTTAAAAACGGATTTATTCCTCCACTGAGAAGAGGATGTGAGCCTGAAACTCTCATCTGTCTTGCCTGCAAGACCTAGAAAAGCAAACAAAAATCTCCACTCTCAAACCTCCATCCCCTGGCAGGGGTTTCCACATCTTTCAGGCAGGCCTCCTGAGGAAAAAGAAAAGGCACTGTTCCGCACCTCCAGAACTACTTACAGATCAGGTTAAAGATCATCTAAGGAGAAAGATCATCTAAGGAGAAATTAGTACATGAAATTCCCAATTAAGAGACCATCCCGCGACGTGTGCAACTGGGACCCGTTTGATGAGATCAGAGGAATGCAGGAATACATGGAACAGATGATGAGAACATTCCCTGCACTGGAAAGCAGATATGCAGGCGGGACCTTTGCCCCATTAACCGATGTCGCGGAAGAAGACAACAAAGTAATTGTTACAACCGACCTGCCGGGCATCAACAGAGAAAATATCGAACTGAGCCTGAAGGACAACTTCCTTGTAATCAGCGCGTCCAAAGGAAAAGAAGAGGAAAACGAAAAGGAAGGCTATCTCAGAAAAGAGAGGTCTTTCATGCGCTACTACCGTGAGATTCCTCTTCCGAAAGGCGTAACCGAAGAAGGGGCAACCGCCCAGCTCAAAAACGGCGTCTTAACTGTCACCATGCCAAAAACAGAGGCATTAACCGAAAAAAGAATCCCGATCGAGTGATCGGGGCACTATCATAGCCAGATTCACTGCTAAGAGAACGGCTGCTTTAATCACCACATAACGATGAGAACAATAAAACCAACAAAACCGATAAAACCTACACCGTTAGAACCTATAAAACCGCAAAAACCAGATTTGCCGACAGGACCTGCAGGTTATCAAGCCTGCAGGCAAACCTTCGTGGCCAACCCATTAAATTTAAGTCCAGAATTGTATTCAAGTCCATTCCACTAAACTGCGAATCAGCTAACAAAAGCAAAATCCACTAAAAAACGCCTCTGCCATAAAAACATTTTTCCTCCACCCATTTTTTCCTCCACCTGTTTTTCTATCAATTTCCCCACTAACTTTTTTCATTAACATTTTTCATTAACGTTTTTCGTTAACGTTTTTCCATAAACTATTCTATTTTTTGACATAATCCTGGAAAAACCCGAAAAAAGTAGCGTTTTTGTAATTTATTGTGAGTCTGAAAAGTGGAACCCAGGAATTGGTATTGAGAAGAGGTACCTGGAAAAAGGATCAGGAAAGCAAGGTACAGGCTTGCAAAACTTCAAGCCCCGGAAAAAAGAAACTTCAGGTTTTTTCCAGACCGTTCTTCCTCCGGAACCTGGACATCTTCCGGGTCAGATTACTTTCTCTGGCTCCTCTACTTTTTTGATAACCACAAAGCCCGCAAGGAGCATCAGCAGGGCGCAGGCGTAAAAGGGTGTTACAAAGGTCATATAGCCTGCAAGGAAACCTCCGAAGATAGGCCCGAAAGCCATTCCTGCTGCCTGTGCCGTTGTTATTATGCTGAGCCTTGAGCTCAGGGATGAACCGTCCGAAAGATCAGCTGCAAGCGCCATTGCAGGCGTGTCTATAGCAGCTACGAGAAGTCCCTGAAAAGCCCGGAAAATGATAAGCTGGCCTACGCTTGCGATGTAGCCCATCCCGACAACCAGCGGGGCACTCAGGAAAAGGCCTCCAACAATTAATTTCTTCCTGCCTATCCGGTCCGAGAGGCTGCCGAGAGGCGCCTGGAAAAGCAGCCTTGCAAAAATGTAGGCTGAAACCGCAACTCCCAGGGAAAGTTCGGAAGCTTCAAGCCTTACCTCATATTCGGGAAGAAGGGCAACTACCATCATTATCCCGACCATCATCATCAGCATGGCGCCTGCAAGGGAATAAACCGAAGCATAGCTTTTTTTACCGCTTATTTTTCTGGAAACCGGTTCAGGAGAACCGCGGGTTTCTTTAACGAAAAAGGTCACAAGCCCCAGGCTTACCACTCCGAGCAGGGCGCAAAAATAAAATCCGGCATCAAAACCCCAGTATCTGGCTATTGCTCCCCCTACAACAGGCCCGAGCCCGAAGCCAACTCCTCTGATGGTCGTATATACTCCCACGGCTTTTCCCCGGGTCTCGGAAGTCGAGATGTGCGTAACCATGGCGATAACCGCAGGTATGGTTGCCCCTACCGTAATCCCCTGCAGCAGCCGGATAAAAAGCAGTTGCTCATAGCTTGTTACCTGCGAATAAAGGAAAGAAAAGAAGGTATACCCTATCAACCCGAAGAGGATGAAAGGTCTCCTGCGGTCAAGCCTGTCCGAAAGCCTGCCCATAAGAGGCTGAGTAAGGGCGCTGAAAAGCCCGAAAACCGTAATTACAAGCCCCGCTCTGGTAACAAGGGGAAGTCCGGAAAAAAAAGATGCCCCGAGGTCGGAGATATATAAAGGAATCAAAGCAACCAGCATCCCCGAACCCAGATCTTCGCAGAACCTGGAAAAGGAGAGGACATAGAGCTCATGATTAATATTGCCGAAAAATTCCGGAAACACATTTTTCTGCAGGTTACAGGTGTTCATGTTTCTTGCTCAACTCAACTTAAAAGTGAGTATTATCCAAAAAATAACAAATATCTTACACTATAAAACAATGTTGAAATCGTCTTGCTCAAACGTAATAAAGGAAAGATGAAACGAAGAAAAGACGGAAGGGAAAAAGATGAAATGAATGAAAAAATGAATGAAAAAATGAGAGGAAGCATGTGAAACGAGGAAAAGATGAAAATAAGTGGAAAATAAAGGGAAATGACCAGACCTTAAAAAGTTTCATAAATTGAGATGCTCAGAAACCTCAAAACTTTTCTTCTATGACTTCCCCTTCGGGTTCCTTTTCCTTGAAGATCTGCCCTTCGAAACAGTAGACCTCTGCTCCTTTGGCCCAGGCGTCCGGAGAAAGGCCGGCTTTCATACACGTATGGCCCAGGAAATCTATGGAATCCATTTCATTCTCAGGAGCGACCTGAGGGAGCAGCAGCCCCTGACAGTAGCCCTGTTTTACGATGAGCCCGTGTTTGCCGATCTCTACCTTGTCCGGAAGTTCTTTCGGAGGGGCGTTGATCTTTTCAGGTTGAGTCAGGATTGTAACCTCGACAATCAGGCTTTCCAGCTCTTCTCCCCCGACCGGAGGAAAACGCGGGTCGCGCACTGCCGCAGAGATTGCGGAGTCAATGATAGCCTGCTCAAGCGTAGAGTCAGGATAAGGATGCCCTATACAGCCCCTTAACATTCCTTTTTCCGTTAATGTGACAAAAACTCCCCTGTTTTCTCCGAAAACCGGCGGAAGATCTGTACCTGCATCCCGGGGTCCGGGAACCCTGCCTCCCAGTAGAAGCGTTTCAATGGTTTTTCTTGCAAGCTTGACTGCAACCCTGCCTTCTGTTTCTGTAAGCATGCTTGAACCAACACCTGTAAACTGCGTATAACTTGTTAATTATGCCTTGAAGTTTATATGGCTTGAAGCCTGTAAATGCCAGCCCGGGAATATCATCACAGGTTAGATGTGATTGGATACGAAAGCTGGTATAACAGTATGTTTATTGGAGCTGGTTAAAGTACATTTCTGGCATTGTCCGGATTCCTGCAGAAAATGCCAGGTAAAAATCTTTTCTGACTGCCGGAACTTGCAGGAAATAAATTTTTAAAGCTTTTTAGCTTCCTGATATTTTATGTAGGCAGCTTTCAGAGACTCGACTCCCGGCAGCTTTTCTCCTGCAAGATAATCAATACAGGCTCCCCCACCTGTGCTGATATGCGAGAAGCGGTGTTCAAGGCCTAGATGTGCAACCTCAACTGAGATGTGACCGCCGCCAATGATCGAGAAATCGGATTTAATGGCAGCTTTTATAATTTCGTGGGTCCCGAGGGCAAAATCTTCAATCTCGGAAACTCCTGCAGGACCGTTTAAGACAACGGTTTTGGAGTTCTGGATTTC containing:
- a CDS encoding TIGR00296 family protein, encoding MLTETEGRVAVKLARKTIETLLLGGRVPGPRDAGTDLPPVFGENRGVFVTLTEKGMLRGCIGHPYPDSTLEQAIIDSAISAAVRDPRFPPVGGEELESLIVEVTILTQPEKINAPPKELPDKVEIGKHGLIVKQGYCQGLLLPQVAPENEMDSIDFLGHTCMKAGLSPDAWAKGAEVYCFEGQIFKEKEPEGEVIEEKF
- a CDS encoding MFS transporter, yielding MNTCNLQKNVFPEFFGNINHELYVLSFSRFCEDLGSGMLVALIPLYISDLGASFFSGLPLVTRAGLVITVFGLFSALTQPLMGRLSDRLDRRRPFILFGLIGYTFFSFLYSQVTSYEQLLFIRLLQGITVGATIPAVIAMVTHISTSETRGKAVGVYTTIRGVGFGLGPVVGGAIARYWGFDAGFYFCALLGVVSLGLVTFFVKETRGSPEPVSRKISGKKSYASVYSLAGAMLMMMVGIMMVVALLPEYEVRLEASELSLGVAVSAYIFARLLFQAPLGSLSDRIGRKKLIVGGLFLSAPLVVGMGYIASVGQLIIFRAFQGLLVAAIDTPAMALAADLSDGSSLSSRLSIITTAQAAGMAFGPIFGGFLAGYMTFVTPFYACALLMLLAGFVVIKKVEEPEKVI
- a CDS encoding Hsp20/alpha crystallin family protein — its product is MKFPIKRPSRDVCNWDPFDEIRGMQEYMEQMMRTFPALESRYAGGTFAPLTDVAEEDNKVIVTTDLPGINRENIELSLKDNFLVISASKGKEEENEKEGYLRKERSFMRYYREIPLPKGVTEEGATAQLKNGVLTVTMPKTEALTEKRIPIE